In one window of Eleutherodactylus coqui strain aEleCoq1 chromosome 10, aEleCoq1.hap1, whole genome shotgun sequence DNA:
- the LOC136580272 gene encoding torsin-2A-like, translating to MAGSFCLVLLAVLVGTACWELPAFHCSLYNSCECGFRPDIDALDCDLARNVFGQHLVREQLVKALKVFLETERPGKPLVLSFHGWSGTGKTFVSSLLVKHLYKDGNRSPYVHRFSPILHFPHAQNVNQYKEDLKHWIQGNLTACSRSLFLFEEMDKMHPGLIDVITPFLGSSWVVFGSNYKKAIFVFVSNSGGDAINNVALNFWRERKDREEIRLGDVVPTITKAVMADQERE from the exons ATGGCGGGCAGTTTCTGCCTGGTGCTCTTGGCGGTTCTGGTCGGCACTGCATGCTGGGAGCTGCCTGCCTTCCACTGCAGCCTGTACAACTCCTGCGAGTGCGGCTTCCGGCCGGATATTGACG CCTTGGATTGCGATCTCGCCCGTAACGTCTTCGGGCAGCACCTGGTCAGGGAACAGTTGGTGAAGGCCTTGAAGGTGTTTTTGGAGACGGAGCGGCCCGGTAAGCCCCTCGTGCTGTCCTTCCACGGCTGGAGTGGGACTGGGAAGACGTTCGTGAGTTCCCTGCTGGTAAAACACTTGTACAAGGATGGAAACCGGAGTCCCTATGTGCATCGCTTCTCTCCTATCCTGCACTTCCCGCATGCCCAGAATGTCAATCAGTACAAG GAAGACCTGAAGCACTGGATCCAGGGGAACCTCACCGCCTGCAGCCGCTCCTTGTTTCTGTTCGAGGAGATGGATAAGATGCATCCAGGCTTGATTGATGTCATCACCCCCTTCCTGGGTTCATCTTGGGTCGTCTTTGGGTCAAACTACAAGAAGGCCATATTTGTGTTTGTAAG TAATTCTGGAGGAGACGCTATCAATAATGTAGCCCTGAATTTCTGGAGAGAGCGCAAGGACAGAGAGGAGATTCGGCTGGGTGATGTAGTGCCCACTATAACGAAGGCTGTGATGGCGGACCAAGAGCGTGAGTAG